One Halichoerus grypus chromosome 1, mHalGry1.hap1.1, whole genome shotgun sequence genomic region harbors:
- the DALRD3 gene encoding DALR anticodon-binding domain-containing protein 3 isoform X1 has protein sequence MPGPDRAGGPRGGSAGTEGRKRPPRFPLAHLSAQGPPPDTRPGQSALPEARPLDVLLPVPLAPSGRHGDGALGGRGDPRGPQHGPGAWRPRVVQGDARPPPARPRLPGAAARAASALRGRTGARACGPCGRRPARPRRGPGAALRADARGSGTPAAAARRLRARARRRGRLCRARRARRARPARPPALPSAARRSRRAPLEPAARRARGRSFGASSARAWQLRVDWPAASERAATEALRSLALAELSPARDGGALPPGVLGTVCLKEVMQERGRAAGYDPNLDKCLVTEDLLCALAELQEAVRHGPGDGPPGLAAAPDADAGGCMVVHVVSCEEEFQQQKLDLLWWKLDEQAPLTQKHLVCGPVKAAGAPGALTAPEYYELRHAQVCKASARKRGRELARDPAWMEVVRVLSVATIKFEMLSTAPQSQLLLALASGSISTKGTKSGTFVMYNCARLATLFEGYKHSTEQGRYPTFPPVSSLNFSLLQDEGEWLLLFNSVLPFPDVLSQTADLACATPGLHATARTETMCKFLVQLSMDFSSYYNRVHILGVSTQQGGGGCLQGCKGSKEETSRPLLSSRSLDHTYLVKCLPVSSFCGPCVKCSTLA, from the exons ATGCCGGGGCCGGACAGGGCAGGCGGGCCACGCGGAGGGAGTGCTGGGACCGAAGGTCGAAAGCGGCCGCCACGGTTCCCTCTGGCGCACCTGTCCGCTCAGGGACCGCCACCGGATACGCGCCCGGGCCAGTCGGCCCTCCCGGAAGCTCGACCTCTTGACGTTTTGCTTCCGGTTCCACTGGCTCCTTCCGGTCGCCATGGCGACGGGGCGCTTGGGGGTCGGGGAGACCCTAGGGGCCCTCAACACGGCCCTGGGGCCTGGCGACCCCGTGTGGTTCAAGGAGACGCGCGCCCGCCACCTGCGCGCCCGAGACTTCCTGGCGCCGCGGCCCGCGCTGCAAGCGCGCTTCGGGGACGGACAG GTGCCCGAGCGTGTGGTCCGTGCGGTCGCCGGCCTGCAAGGCCCCGGCGTGGCCCCGGTGCTGCGCTGCGCGCCGACGCCCGCGGGTCTGGCACTCCAGCTGCAGCGGCCCGCCGTCTTCGAGCGCGTGCTCGGCGCCGTGGCCGCCTATGTcgcgcccgccgcgcccgccgcgcccGGCCCGCGCGTCCTCCTGCACTGCCCAGCGCTGCGCGGCGCTCCAGGCGCGCTCCGCTTGAGCCAGCTGCGCGCCGTGCTCGTGGCCGATCATTTGGCGCGAGCTCTGCGCGCGCATGG CAACTGCGCGTGGACTGGCCCGCTGCCTCCGAGAGAGCCGCCACCGAAGCCCTGAGGAGCCTCGCGCTTGCAGAGCTTAGCCCTGCCCGGGACGGGGGAGCCCTGCCCCCTGGCGTCCTGGGCACAGTGTGCCTGAAGGAAGTGATGCAAGAACGGGGACGCGCAGCTGGCTACGACCCCAACCTGGACAAGTGTCTGG TGACTGAGGATCTGCTCTGCGCGCTGGCCGAGCTGCAGGAGGCTGTCCGCCACGGGCCTGGGGACGGCCCTCCAGGCCTG GCAGCGGCCCCGGATGCTGATGCGGGCGGCTGCATGGTCGTACACGTGGTGAGCTGTGAGGAGGAGTTCCAGCAACAGAAGTTGGACTTGCTTTGGTGGAAGCTGGACGAGCAGGCTCCGCTCACACAG AAGCACCTGGTCTGTGGCCCAGTGAAAGCAGCTGGTGCCCCCGGCGCCCTGACTGCCCCCGAGTACTACGA GCTCCGGCACGCCCAGGTGTGCAAGGCGTCGGCCCGGAAGCGCGGCAGGGAGCTGGCCCGAG ACCCGGCCTGGATGGAGGTCGTCCGCGTTCTCTCTGTGGCGACTATCAAGTTCGAGATGCTCAGCACAGCCCCGCAGAGTCAG cTCCTCCTGGCCCTGGCCAGCGGCAGCATTTCCACAAAGGGCACCAAGAGCGGCACCTTCGTCATGTACAACTGTGCCCGTCTTGCCACGCTATTTGAGGGGTACAAGCACAGCACGGAACAAGGTCGGTACCCCACTTTTCCACCTGTGAGCAGTCTCAATTTCTCACTGCTACAGGACGAG ggtGAGTGGCTGCTGCTCTTCAACAGCGTGCTCCCCTTCCCAGACGTGCTGAGCCAGACTGCAGACCTGGCGTGCGCGACCCCGGGGCTCCACGCGACGGCGCGCACCGAGACG ATGTGCAAGTTCCTGGTTCAGCTCAGCATGGATTTCAGCTCATACTATAACCGCGTACACATCCTAGGGGTAAGTAcacagcaaggggggggggggtgcttgcAAGGGTGCAAGGGAAGCAAAGAAGAGACCAGCAGgccccttctctcctccaggAGCCTCGACCACACCTATTTGGTCAAATGTTTGCCCGTCTCCAGCTTCTGCGGGCCGTGCGTGAAGTGCTCCACGCTGGCCTAG
- the DALRD3 gene encoding DALR anticodon-binding domain-containing protein 3 isoform X6: MVSCPIPLTIHLELLTFDQVSNVGNETLSQIGARACGPCGRRPARPRRGPGAALRADARGSGTPAAAARRLRARARRRGRLCRARRARRARPARPPALPSAARRSRRAPLEPAARRARGRSFGASSARAWQLRVDWPAASERAATEALRSLALAELSPARDGGALPPGVLGTVCLKEVMQERGRAAGYDPNLDKCLVTEDLLCALAELQEAVRHGPGDGPPGLAAAPDADAGGCMVVHVVSCEEEFQQQKLDLLWWKLDEQAPLTQKHLVCGPVKAAGAPGALTAPEYYELRHAQVCKASARKRGRELARDPAWMEVVRVLSVATIKFEMLSTAPQSQLLLALASGSISTKGTKSGTFVMYNCARLATLFEGYKHSTEQGRYPTFPPVSSLNFSLLQDEGEWLLLFNSVLPFPDVLSQTADLACATPGLHATARTETMCKFLVQLSMDFSSYYNRVHILGVSTQQGGGGCLQGCKGSKEETSRPLLSSRSLDHTYLVKCLPVSSFCGPCVKCSTLA; this comes from the exons ATGGTTAGCTGCCCTATTCCGCTGACAATTCATTTGGAACTTTTGACGTTTGATCAAGTGTCAAATGTGGGGAATGAAACGTTATCACAAATAG GTGCCCGAGCGTGTGGTCCGTGCGGTCGCCGGCCTGCAAGGCCCCGGCGTGGCCCCGGTGCTGCGCTGCGCGCCGACGCCCGCGGGTCTGGCACTCCAGCTGCAGCGGCCCGCCGTCTTCGAGCGCGTGCTCGGCGCCGTGGCCGCCTATGTcgcgcccgccgcgcccgccgcgcccGGCCCGCGCGTCCTCCTGCACTGCCCAGCGCTGCGCGGCGCTCCAGGCGCGCTCCGCTTGAGCCAGCTGCGCGCCGTGCTCGTGGCCGATCATTTGGCGCGAGCTCTGCGCGCGCATGG CAACTGCGCGTGGACTGGCCCGCTGCCTCCGAGAGAGCCGCCACCGAAGCCCTGAGGAGCCTCGCGCTTGCAGAGCTTAGCCCTGCCCGGGACGGGGGAGCCCTGCCCCCTGGCGTCCTGGGCACAGTGTGCCTGAAGGAAGTGATGCAAGAACGGGGACGCGCAGCTGGCTACGACCCCAACCTGGACAAGTGTCTGG TGACTGAGGATCTGCTCTGCGCGCTGGCCGAGCTGCAGGAGGCTGTCCGCCACGGGCCTGGGGACGGCCCTCCAGGCCTG GCAGCGGCCCCGGATGCTGATGCGGGCGGCTGCATGGTCGTACACGTGGTGAGCTGTGAGGAGGAGTTCCAGCAACAGAAGTTGGACTTGCTTTGGTGGAAGCTGGACGAGCAGGCTCCGCTCACACAG AAGCACCTGGTCTGTGGCCCAGTGAAAGCAGCTGGTGCCCCCGGCGCCCTGACTGCCCCCGAGTACTACGA GCTCCGGCACGCCCAGGTGTGCAAGGCGTCGGCCCGGAAGCGCGGCAGGGAGCTGGCCCGAG ACCCGGCCTGGATGGAGGTCGTCCGCGTTCTCTCTGTGGCGACTATCAAGTTCGAGATGCTCAGCACAGCCCCGCAGAGTCAG cTCCTCCTGGCCCTGGCCAGCGGCAGCATTTCCACAAAGGGCACCAAGAGCGGCACCTTCGTCATGTACAACTGTGCCCGTCTTGCCACGCTATTTGAGGGGTACAAGCACAGCACGGAACAAGGTCGGTACCCCACTTTTCCACCTGTGAGCAGTCTCAATTTCTCACTGCTACAGGACGAG ggtGAGTGGCTGCTGCTCTTCAACAGCGTGCTCCCCTTCCCAGACGTGCTGAGCCAGACTGCAGACCTGGCGTGCGCGACCCCGGGGCTCCACGCGACGGCGCGCACCGAGACG ATGTGCAAGTTCCTGGTTCAGCTCAGCATGGATTTCAGCTCATACTATAACCGCGTACACATCCTAGGGGTAAGTAcacagcaaggggggggggggtgcttgcAAGGGTGCAAGGGAAGCAAAGAAGAGACCAGCAGgccccttctctcctccaggAGCCTCGACCACACCTATTTGGTCAAATGTTTGCCCGTCTCCAGCTTCTGCGGGCCGTGCGTGAAGTGCTCCACGCTGGCCTAG
- the DALRD3 gene encoding DALR anticodon-binding domain-containing protein 3 isoform X2, with the protein MPGPDRAGGPRGGSAGTEGRKRPPRFPLAHLSAQGPPPDTRPGQSALPEARPLDVLLPVPLAPSGRHGDGALGGRGDPRGPQHGPGAWRPRVVQGDARPPPARPRLPGAAARAASALRGRTGARACGPCGRRPARPRRGPGAALRADARGSGTPAAAARRLRARARRRGRLCRARRARRARPARPPALPSAARRSRRAPLEPAARRARGRSFGASSARAWQLRVDWPAASERAATEALRSLALAELSPARDGGALPPGVLGTVCLKEVMQERGRAAGYDPNLDKCLVTEDLLCALAELQEAVRHGPGDGPPGLAAAPDADAGGCMVVHVVSCEEEFQQQKLDLLWWKLDEQAPLTQAPGSLFSTRRLRHAQVCKASARKRGRELARDPAWMEVVRVLSVATIKFEMLSTAPQSQLLLALASGSISTKGTKSGTFVMYNCARLATLFEGYKHSTEQGRYPTFPPVSSLNFSLLQDEGEWLLLFNSVLPFPDVLSQTADLACATPGLHATARTETMCKFLVQLSMDFSSYYNRVHILGVSTQQGGGGCLQGCKGSKEETSRPLLSSRSLDHTYLVKCLPVSSFCGPCVKCSTLA; encoded by the exons ATGCCGGGGCCGGACAGGGCAGGCGGGCCACGCGGAGGGAGTGCTGGGACCGAAGGTCGAAAGCGGCCGCCACGGTTCCCTCTGGCGCACCTGTCCGCTCAGGGACCGCCACCGGATACGCGCCCGGGCCAGTCGGCCCTCCCGGAAGCTCGACCTCTTGACGTTTTGCTTCCGGTTCCACTGGCTCCTTCCGGTCGCCATGGCGACGGGGCGCTTGGGGGTCGGGGAGACCCTAGGGGCCCTCAACACGGCCCTGGGGCCTGGCGACCCCGTGTGGTTCAAGGAGACGCGCGCCCGCCACCTGCGCGCCCGAGACTTCCTGGCGCCGCGGCCCGCGCTGCAAGCGCGCTTCGGGGACGGACAG GTGCCCGAGCGTGTGGTCCGTGCGGTCGCCGGCCTGCAAGGCCCCGGCGTGGCCCCGGTGCTGCGCTGCGCGCCGACGCCCGCGGGTCTGGCACTCCAGCTGCAGCGGCCCGCCGTCTTCGAGCGCGTGCTCGGCGCCGTGGCCGCCTATGTcgcgcccgccgcgcccgccgcgcccGGCCCGCGCGTCCTCCTGCACTGCCCAGCGCTGCGCGGCGCTCCAGGCGCGCTCCGCTTGAGCCAGCTGCGCGCCGTGCTCGTGGCCGATCATTTGGCGCGAGCTCTGCGCGCGCATGG CAACTGCGCGTGGACTGGCCCGCTGCCTCCGAGAGAGCCGCCACCGAAGCCCTGAGGAGCCTCGCGCTTGCAGAGCTTAGCCCTGCCCGGGACGGGGGAGCCCTGCCCCCTGGCGTCCTGGGCACAGTGTGCCTGAAGGAAGTGATGCAAGAACGGGGACGCGCAGCTGGCTACGACCCCAACCTGGACAAGTGTCTGG TGACTGAGGATCTGCTCTGCGCGCTGGCCGAGCTGCAGGAGGCTGTCCGCCACGGGCCTGGGGACGGCCCTCCAGGCCTG GCAGCGGCCCCGGATGCTGATGCGGGCGGCTGCATGGTCGTACACGTGGTGAGCTGTGAGGAGGAGTTCCAGCAACAGAAGTTGGACTTGCTTTGGTGGAAGCTGGACGAGCAGGCTCCGCTCACACAG gCCCCCGGCTCACTCTTCTCCACACGCAGGCTCCGGCACGCCCAGGTGTGCAAGGCGTCGGCCCGGAAGCGCGGCAGGGAGCTGGCCCGAG ACCCGGCCTGGATGGAGGTCGTCCGCGTTCTCTCTGTGGCGACTATCAAGTTCGAGATGCTCAGCACAGCCCCGCAGAGTCAG cTCCTCCTGGCCCTGGCCAGCGGCAGCATTTCCACAAAGGGCACCAAGAGCGGCACCTTCGTCATGTACAACTGTGCCCGTCTTGCCACGCTATTTGAGGGGTACAAGCACAGCACGGAACAAGGTCGGTACCCCACTTTTCCACCTGTGAGCAGTCTCAATTTCTCACTGCTACAGGACGAG ggtGAGTGGCTGCTGCTCTTCAACAGCGTGCTCCCCTTCCCAGACGTGCTGAGCCAGACTGCAGACCTGGCGTGCGCGACCCCGGGGCTCCACGCGACGGCGCGCACCGAGACG ATGTGCAAGTTCCTGGTTCAGCTCAGCATGGATTTCAGCTCATACTATAACCGCGTACACATCCTAGGGGTAAGTAcacagcaaggggggggggggtgcttgcAAGGGTGCAAGGGAAGCAAAGAAGAGACCAGCAGgccccttctctcctccaggAGCCTCGACCACACCTATTTGGTCAAATGTTTGCCCGTCTCCAGCTTCTGCGGGCCGTGCGTGAAGTGCTCCACGCTGGCCTAG
- the DALRD3 gene encoding DALR anticodon-binding domain-containing protein 3 isoform X3, with protein MPGPDRAGGPRGGSAGTEGRKRPPRFPLAHLSAQGPPPDTRPGQSALPEARPLDVLLPVPLAPSGRHGDGALGGRGDPRGPQHGPGAWRPRVVQGDARPPPARPRLPGAAARAASALRGRTGARACGPCGRRPARPRRGPGAALRADARGSGTPAAAARRLRARARRRGRLCRARRARRARPARPPALPSAARRSRRAPLEPAARRARGRSFGASSARAWQLRVDWPAASERAATEALRSLALAELSPARDGGALPPGVLGTVCLKEVMQERGRAAGYDPNLDKCLVTEDLLCALAELQEAVRHGPGDGPPGLAAAPDADAGGCMVVHVVSCEEEFQQQKLDLLWWKLDEQAPLTQKHLVCGPVKAAGAPGALTAPEYYELRHAQVCKASARKRGRELARDPAWMEVVRVLSVATIKFEMLSTAPQSQLLLALASGSISTKGTKSGTFVMYNCARLATLFEGYKHSTEQGRYPTFPPVSSLNFSLLQDEGEWLLLFNSVLPFPDVLSQTADLACATPGLHATARTETMCKFLVQLSMDFSSYYNRVHILGEPRPHLFGQMFARLQLLRAVREVLHAGLATLGLPPLNHI; from the exons ATGCCGGGGCCGGACAGGGCAGGCGGGCCACGCGGAGGGAGTGCTGGGACCGAAGGTCGAAAGCGGCCGCCACGGTTCCCTCTGGCGCACCTGTCCGCTCAGGGACCGCCACCGGATACGCGCCCGGGCCAGTCGGCCCTCCCGGAAGCTCGACCTCTTGACGTTTTGCTTCCGGTTCCACTGGCTCCTTCCGGTCGCCATGGCGACGGGGCGCTTGGGGGTCGGGGAGACCCTAGGGGCCCTCAACACGGCCCTGGGGCCTGGCGACCCCGTGTGGTTCAAGGAGACGCGCGCCCGCCACCTGCGCGCCCGAGACTTCCTGGCGCCGCGGCCCGCGCTGCAAGCGCGCTTCGGGGACGGACAG GTGCCCGAGCGTGTGGTCCGTGCGGTCGCCGGCCTGCAAGGCCCCGGCGTGGCCCCGGTGCTGCGCTGCGCGCCGACGCCCGCGGGTCTGGCACTCCAGCTGCAGCGGCCCGCCGTCTTCGAGCGCGTGCTCGGCGCCGTGGCCGCCTATGTcgcgcccgccgcgcccgccgcgcccGGCCCGCGCGTCCTCCTGCACTGCCCAGCGCTGCGCGGCGCTCCAGGCGCGCTCCGCTTGAGCCAGCTGCGCGCCGTGCTCGTGGCCGATCATTTGGCGCGAGCTCTGCGCGCGCATGG CAACTGCGCGTGGACTGGCCCGCTGCCTCCGAGAGAGCCGCCACCGAAGCCCTGAGGAGCCTCGCGCTTGCAGAGCTTAGCCCTGCCCGGGACGGGGGAGCCCTGCCCCCTGGCGTCCTGGGCACAGTGTGCCTGAAGGAAGTGATGCAAGAACGGGGACGCGCAGCTGGCTACGACCCCAACCTGGACAAGTGTCTGG TGACTGAGGATCTGCTCTGCGCGCTGGCCGAGCTGCAGGAGGCTGTCCGCCACGGGCCTGGGGACGGCCCTCCAGGCCTG GCAGCGGCCCCGGATGCTGATGCGGGCGGCTGCATGGTCGTACACGTGGTGAGCTGTGAGGAGGAGTTCCAGCAACAGAAGTTGGACTTGCTTTGGTGGAAGCTGGACGAGCAGGCTCCGCTCACACAG AAGCACCTGGTCTGTGGCCCAGTGAAAGCAGCTGGTGCCCCCGGCGCCCTGACTGCCCCCGAGTACTACGA GCTCCGGCACGCCCAGGTGTGCAAGGCGTCGGCCCGGAAGCGCGGCAGGGAGCTGGCCCGAG ACCCGGCCTGGATGGAGGTCGTCCGCGTTCTCTCTGTGGCGACTATCAAGTTCGAGATGCTCAGCACAGCCCCGCAGAGTCAG cTCCTCCTGGCCCTGGCCAGCGGCAGCATTTCCACAAAGGGCACCAAGAGCGGCACCTTCGTCATGTACAACTGTGCCCGTCTTGCCACGCTATTTGAGGGGTACAAGCACAGCACGGAACAAGGTCGGTACCCCACTTTTCCACCTGTGAGCAGTCTCAATTTCTCACTGCTACAGGACGAG ggtGAGTGGCTGCTGCTCTTCAACAGCGTGCTCCCCTTCCCAGACGTGCTGAGCCAGACTGCAGACCTGGCGTGCGCGACCCCGGGGCTCCACGCGACGGCGCGCACCGAGACG ATGTGCAAGTTCCTGGTTCAGCTCAGCATGGATTTCAGCTCATACTATAACCGCGTACACATCCTAGGG gAGCCTCGACCACACCTATTTGGTCAAATGTTTGCCCGTCTCCAGCTTCTGCGGGCCGTGCGTGAAGTGCTCCACGCTGGCCTAGCCACGCTGGGTCTCCCTCCACTGAACCACATCTAA
- the DALRD3 gene encoding DALR anticodon-binding domain-containing protein 3 isoform X5, which yields MATGRLGVGETLGALNTALGPGDPVWFKETRARHLRARDFLAPRPALQARFGDGQVPERVVRAVAGLQGPGVAPVLRCAPTPAGLALQLQRPAVFERVLGAVAAYVAPAAPAAPGPRVLLHCPALRGAPGALRLSQLRAVLVADHLARALRAHGASVRLVPAVRDPHMPTFLQQLRVDWPAASERAATEALRSLALAELSPARDGGALPPGVLGTVCLKEVMQERGRAAGYDPNLDKCLVTEDLLCALAELQEAVRHGPGDGPPGLAAAPDADAGGCMVVHVVSCEEEFQQQKLDLLWWKLDEQAPLTQKHLVCGPVKAAGAPGALTAPEYYELRHAQVCKASARKRGRELARDPAWMEVVRVLSVATIKFEMLSTAPQSQLLLALASGSISTKGTKSGTFVMYNCARLATLFEGYKHSTEQGRYPTFPPVSSLNFSLLQDEGEWLLLFNSVLPFPDVLSQTADLACATPGLHATARTETMCKFLVQLSMDFSSYYNRVHILGEPRPHLFGQMFARLQLLRAVREVLHAGLATLGLPPLNHI from the exons ATGGCGACGGGGCGCTTGGGGGTCGGGGAGACCCTAGGGGCCCTCAACACGGCCCTGGGGCCTGGCGACCCCGTGTGGTTCAAGGAGACGCGCGCCCGCCACCTGCGCGCCCGAGACTTCCTGGCGCCGCGGCCCGCGCTGCAAGCGCGCTTCGGGGACGGACAG GTGCCCGAGCGTGTGGTCCGTGCGGTCGCCGGCCTGCAAGGCCCCGGCGTGGCCCCGGTGCTGCGCTGCGCGCCGACGCCCGCGGGTCTGGCACTCCAGCTGCAGCGGCCCGCCGTCTTCGAGCGCGTGCTCGGCGCCGTGGCCGCCTATGTcgcgcccgccgcgcccgccgcgcccGGCCCGCGCGTCCTCCTGCACTGCCCAGCGCTGCGCGGCGCTCCAGGCGCGCTCCGCTTGAGCCAGCTGCGCGCCGTGCTCGTGGCCGATCATTTGGCGCGAGCTCTGCGCGCGCATGG GGCGAGTGTGCGGCTGGTGCCCGCCGTACGGGACCCGCACATGCCGACCTTCCTGCAGCAACTGCGCGTGGACTGGCCCGCTGCCTCCGAGAGAGCCGCCACCGAAGCCCTGAGGAGCCTCGCGCTTGCAGAGCTTAGCCCTGCCCGGGACGGGGGAGCCCTGCCCCCTGGCGTCCTGGGCACAGTGTGCCTGAAGGAAGTGATGCAAGAACGGGGACGCGCAGCTGGCTACGACCCCAACCTGGACAAGTGTCTGG TGACTGAGGATCTGCTCTGCGCGCTGGCCGAGCTGCAGGAGGCTGTCCGCCACGGGCCTGGGGACGGCCCTCCAGGCCTG GCAGCGGCCCCGGATGCTGATGCGGGCGGCTGCATGGTCGTACACGTGGTGAGCTGTGAGGAGGAGTTCCAGCAACAGAAGTTGGACTTGCTTTGGTGGAAGCTGGACGAGCAGGCTCCGCTCACACAG AAGCACCTGGTCTGTGGCCCAGTGAAAGCAGCTGGTGCCCCCGGCGCCCTGACTGCCCCCGAGTACTACGA GCTCCGGCACGCCCAGGTGTGCAAGGCGTCGGCCCGGAAGCGCGGCAGGGAGCTGGCCCGAG ACCCGGCCTGGATGGAGGTCGTCCGCGTTCTCTCTGTGGCGACTATCAAGTTCGAGATGCTCAGCACAGCCCCGCAGAGTCAG cTCCTCCTGGCCCTGGCCAGCGGCAGCATTTCCACAAAGGGCACCAAGAGCGGCACCTTCGTCATGTACAACTGTGCCCGTCTTGCCACGCTATTTGAGGGGTACAAGCACAGCACGGAACAAGGTCGGTACCCCACTTTTCCACCTGTGAGCAGTCTCAATTTCTCACTGCTACAGGACGAG ggtGAGTGGCTGCTGCTCTTCAACAGCGTGCTCCCCTTCCCAGACGTGCTGAGCCAGACTGCAGACCTGGCGTGCGCGACCCCGGGGCTCCACGCGACGGCGCGCACCGAGACG ATGTGCAAGTTCCTGGTTCAGCTCAGCATGGATTTCAGCTCATACTATAACCGCGTACACATCCTAGGG gAGCCTCGACCACACCTATTTGGTCAAATGTTTGCCCGTCTCCAGCTTCTGCGGGCCGTGCGTGAAGTGCTCCACGCTGGCCTAGCCACGCTGGGTCTCCCTCCACTGAACCACATCTAA
- the DALRD3 gene encoding DALR anticodon-binding domain-containing protein 3 isoform X7, translating into MPGPDRAGGPRGGSAGTEGRKRPPRFPLAHLSAQGPPPDTRPGQSALPEARPLDVLLPVPLAPSGRHGDGALGGRGDPRGPQHGPGAWRPRVVQGDARPPPARPRLPGAAARAASALRGRTGARACGPCGRRPARPRRGPGAALRADARGSGTPAAAARRLRARARRRGRLCRARRARRARPARPPALPSAARRSRRAPLEPAARRARGRSFGASSARAWQLRVDWPAASERAATEALRSLALAELSPARDGGALPPGVLGTVCLKEVMQERGRAAGYDPNLDKCLVTEDLLCALAELQEAVRHGPGDGPPGLAAAPDADAGGCMVVHVVSCEEEFQQQKLDLLWWKLDEQAPLTQKHLVCGPVKAAGAPGALTAPEYYEPPAHSSPHAGSGTPRCARRRPGSAAGSWPETRPGWRSSAFSLWRLSSSRCSAQPRRVSSSWPWPAAAFPQRAPRAAPSSCTTVPVLPRYLRGTSTARNKVGTPLFHL; encoded by the exons ATGCCGGGGCCGGACAGGGCAGGCGGGCCACGCGGAGGGAGTGCTGGGACCGAAGGTCGAAAGCGGCCGCCACGGTTCCCTCTGGCGCACCTGTCCGCTCAGGGACCGCCACCGGATACGCGCCCGGGCCAGTCGGCCCTCCCGGAAGCTCGACCTCTTGACGTTTTGCTTCCGGTTCCACTGGCTCCTTCCGGTCGCCATGGCGACGGGGCGCTTGGGGGTCGGGGAGACCCTAGGGGCCCTCAACACGGCCCTGGGGCCTGGCGACCCCGTGTGGTTCAAGGAGACGCGCGCCCGCCACCTGCGCGCCCGAGACTTCCTGGCGCCGCGGCCCGCGCTGCAAGCGCGCTTCGGGGACGGACAG GTGCCCGAGCGTGTGGTCCGTGCGGTCGCCGGCCTGCAAGGCCCCGGCGTGGCCCCGGTGCTGCGCTGCGCGCCGACGCCCGCGGGTCTGGCACTCCAGCTGCAGCGGCCCGCCGTCTTCGAGCGCGTGCTCGGCGCCGTGGCCGCCTATGTcgcgcccgccgcgcccgccgcgcccGGCCCGCGCGTCCTCCTGCACTGCCCAGCGCTGCGCGGCGCTCCAGGCGCGCTCCGCTTGAGCCAGCTGCGCGCCGTGCTCGTGGCCGATCATTTGGCGCGAGCTCTGCGCGCGCATGG CAACTGCGCGTGGACTGGCCCGCTGCCTCCGAGAGAGCCGCCACCGAAGCCCTGAGGAGCCTCGCGCTTGCAGAGCTTAGCCCTGCCCGGGACGGGGGAGCCCTGCCCCCTGGCGTCCTGGGCACAGTGTGCCTGAAGGAAGTGATGCAAGAACGGGGACGCGCAGCTGGCTACGACCCCAACCTGGACAAGTGTCTGG TGACTGAGGATCTGCTCTGCGCGCTGGCCGAGCTGCAGGAGGCTGTCCGCCACGGGCCTGGGGACGGCCCTCCAGGCCTG GCAGCGGCCCCGGATGCTGATGCGGGCGGCTGCATGGTCGTACACGTGGTGAGCTGTGAGGAGGAGTTCCAGCAACAGAAGTTGGACTTGCTTTGGTGGAAGCTGGACGAGCAGGCTCCGCTCACACAG AAGCACCTGGTCTGTGGCCCAGTGAAAGCAGCTGGTGCCCCCGGCGCCCTGACTGCCCCCGAGTACTACGA gCCCCCGGCTCACTCTTCTCCACACGCAGGCTCCGGCACGCCCAGGTGTGCAAGGCGTCGGCCCGGAAGCGCGGCAGGGAGCTGGCCCGAG ACCCGGCCTGGATGGAGGTCGTCCGCGTTCTCTCTGTGGCGACTATCAAGTTCGAGATGCTCAGCACAGCCCCGCAGAGTCAG cTCCTCCTGGCCCTGGCCAGCGGCAGCATTTCCACAAAGGGCACCAAGAGCGGCACCTTCGTCATGTACAACTGTGCCCGTCTTGCCACGCTATTTGAGGGGTACAAGCACAGCACGGAACAAGGTCGGTACCCCACTTTTCCACCTGTGA